Proteins encoded by one window of Chondromyces crocatus:
- a CDS encoding PD-(D/E)XK nuclease family protein, with protein MRTVLVPHGRAAHGLRRELLRLGRPEGLAGTRFVTVAGAAAAVLRTAETSFTAGEESMREARLAALFREALPLERFDIAQLRSSRGWEEAFARTLRDLEAQGFGPRDLLVQAGPRERDVATLWAAAERAAGSSVTTPRLLREAASVLTTTPTSWPFEGPTLAVVAGDLTVAERDFLLAVPRVTLGLLAARPRTPEYLARMEALLGAEVADALRNDWPPEHAFGPQESTRTQPQRGIAPSPAPSTTAPESDATPEGAAPEEVQGDLSRLGSRLFEAPVVLADQERSSSAKGDGAVRLELHGCMDEELDAAAAWVSEAARETPLDEIALLVPAIEPWAALLKERLERASWPLEGGVPLYVAGGLPMAQTVFGARMLALVRALQEHLPLARLAELLPTFRLPGRDPLSPSEASEVVAALIEVGGGPEDLSGAMGWVERVGGRGDEARIALLRAARQPLLALANLARLSAEGGPLRQIWPALRTLAQRWLQAPSGEAALDAAHVVLAPQCTDPATGALRGEAALAQVARTLRTCRVPAGRCGDRAVFIGTPRQARGMRFDATRLLGLTDGVVPAPSEVDPVLPGRLTVRNADLSTLHDLDRAVRDTRRTLILSAARRDRKGLERGPSVVLQDVAAALGRPLVLSPPAVGQGAAGPSHASVSGEAATDPGGDALDVARVLALLASDAWDAPISPGAGPLRLPGMSADVPITVPELQELLACPQRFLLIHGLRFSPKRPLPIAHALGPEPHGRLLRRALAAFFAKHGEEFGKRERSLPAWEVLADAAARTVFANSMVPSLRAGAAVREQRDRLRRDARLFVSQDWCGGRPRRFLDVERPFSAVLPAGEVRLHVASVTHRLDEDRDRLLVRMLSTERCCPRSSEGPSPEQDLPVAVAALASGDQAQALGLSPSAATAYAGVQVPSERAYHDDFDELASAARAWLAMLGGLLAARAFPHTPREKDCHRCAFQTACGSRASARAASRLAVGAEPALGAFWALKSARAVGAPGSQGGASLT; from the coding sequence GTGCGGACTGTCCTGGTCCCGCACGGACGCGCGGCCCACGGGTTGCGTCGGGAGCTGTTGCGGCTGGGTCGCCCCGAAGGCCTCGCAGGGACGCGCTTCGTGACGGTCGCTGGCGCTGCTGCCGCGGTGTTGCGCACCGCCGAGACGTCGTTCACTGCGGGGGAAGAGTCGATGCGGGAGGCCCGGCTCGCGGCGCTGTTTCGCGAGGCGCTGCCCTTGGAGCGATTCGATATCGCCCAGCTCCGCAGCAGCAGAGGCTGGGAGGAAGCATTCGCCCGCACCCTGCGGGACCTGGAGGCTCAGGGGTTCGGGCCCAGGGATCTGCTCGTCCAGGCCGGTCCTCGGGAGCGCGACGTGGCGACCCTGTGGGCGGCGGCCGAGCGCGCCGCGGGCAGCTCGGTGACGACACCTCGCCTGCTCCGAGAAGCCGCCTCGGTGCTGACCACCACCCCCACGTCGTGGCCGTTCGAGGGCCCCACGCTCGCCGTGGTGGCTGGGGATCTGACGGTCGCGGAGCGCGATTTTCTGCTCGCGGTGCCCCGCGTGACGCTCGGGCTCCTCGCCGCCAGGCCACGGACGCCGGAGTACCTGGCGCGGATGGAGGCACTGCTCGGCGCAGAGGTCGCTGACGCGCTGCGGAACGACTGGCCGCCCGAGCATGCGTTCGGCCCGCAGGAGAGCACCAGGACGCAACCGCAGAGAGGCATCGCTCCCTCCCCCGCCCCGAGCACGACCGCGCCCGAGAGCGACGCCACTCCGGAGGGCGCAGCTCCTGAGGAGGTGCAGGGTGACCTGTCCCGGCTCGGCAGTCGTCTCTTCGAGGCCCCCGTGGTGCTCGCTGATCAGGAGAGAAGTTCCAGCGCCAAGGGCGATGGCGCGGTCCGCCTGGAGCTCCATGGCTGCATGGACGAGGAGCTGGACGCAGCCGCAGCGTGGGTGTCCGAAGCAGCGCGCGAGACGCCGCTCGACGAGATCGCGCTGCTGGTCCCCGCCATCGAGCCCTGGGCGGCGTTGCTGAAGGAGCGCCTGGAGCGCGCGTCGTGGCCTCTGGAAGGTGGCGTCCCCCTGTACGTGGCAGGCGGGCTCCCGATGGCGCAGACGGTGTTCGGTGCGCGGATGCTGGCCCTGGTCCGAGCGCTCCAGGAGCACCTGCCCCTGGCACGCCTCGCCGAGCTGCTGCCCACCTTCCGTCTCCCGGGGCGTGACCCACTCTCCCCGAGCGAAGCGAGCGAGGTGGTGGCGGCACTGATCGAGGTCGGGGGGGGACCCGAGGATCTGAGCGGCGCCATGGGCTGGGTCGAGCGGGTGGGTGGACGAGGCGATGAGGCGCGCATCGCGCTCCTGAGAGCCGCCAGGCAGCCGCTCCTGGCGCTGGCGAACCTGGCGCGTCTTTCGGCCGAAGGGGGCCCGCTGCGTCAGATCTGGCCAGCGCTGAGGACCCTCGCCCAGCGGTGGCTGCAGGCCCCTTCGGGGGAGGCTGCGCTGGACGCGGCGCACGTCGTCCTCGCGCCTCAGTGCACCGACCCAGCGACGGGCGCGCTGCGCGGGGAGGCGGCGCTCGCGCAGGTCGCGCGGACGCTGAGAACATGCCGTGTTCCGGCTGGTCGGTGCGGGGATCGAGCGGTGTTCATCGGGACGCCACGGCAAGCGCGGGGGATGCGGTTCGACGCCACCCGGCTCCTCGGGCTCACCGACGGCGTGGTGCCGGCGCCATCCGAGGTGGATCCCGTGCTCCCGGGCCGCCTCACGGTCCGGAATGCGGACCTTTCGACACTTCACGACCTGGATCGCGCAGTGCGTGATACGCGGCGCACCCTGATCCTCTCGGCGGCACGGCGGGACCGCAAGGGACTGGAGAGGGGGCCCTCCGTCGTCCTCCAGGACGTGGCCGCAGCCCTGGGGCGACCCCTCGTGCTCAGCCCGCCAGCGGTCGGACAGGGTGCCGCTGGGCCGAGCCACGCGAGCGTGTCCGGCGAGGCAGCGACCGACCCAGGGGGAGATGCGCTCGATGTCGCCCGGGTCCTCGCCCTCCTCGCCTCGGACGCCTGGGATGCCCCCATCTCCCCCGGAGCAGGGCCCCTCCGGCTGCCGGGGATGAGCGCCGACGTCCCCATCACGGTCCCCGAGCTGCAGGAGTTGCTGGCGTGCCCGCAGCGCTTCCTGCTGATCCACGGGCTGAGGTTCTCGCCGAAGAGGCCCCTCCCCATCGCCCACGCGCTGGGCCCGGAGCCGCATGGGCGGCTGCTGCGTCGCGCGCTGGCTGCGTTCTTCGCCAAGCATGGAGAAGAGTTCGGCAAGCGCGAACGCAGCTTGCCCGCCTGGGAGGTGCTCGCCGACGCCGCGGCGCGGACCGTCTTCGCGAACAGCATGGTCCCTTCGCTCCGGGCAGGCGCCGCGGTCCGGGAGCAGCGCGACCGGCTTCGTCGCGACGCTCGCCTGTTCGTGTCGCAGGACTGGTGCGGTGGGCGGCCGCGTCGCTTCCTGGATGTGGAGAGGCCCTTCTCGGCGGTGCTGCCTGCCGGAGAGGTCCGGCTGCACGTGGCGAGTGTGACGCACCGGCTGGACGAGGATCGGGATCGTCTGCTCGTGCGGATGCTCAGCACCGAGCGATGCTGCCCCAGGTCATCGGAAGGGCCGAGCCCCGAGCAGGATCTCCCGGTCGCCGTCGCGGCGCTGGCCTCCGGAGATCAGGCCCAGGCGCTCGGACTGAGTCCTTCGGCGGCCACGGCCTATGCGGGGGTGCAGGTCCCCTCGGAGCGGGCCTACCATGACGACTTCGACGAGCTGGCCAGCGCGGCGAGGGCGTGGCTCGCGATGCTGGGTGGCCTGCTCGCTGCGCGCGCCTTCCCGCATACGCCCCGAGAGAAGGACTGCCATCGCTGCGCCTTCCAGACGGCGTGCGGCTCCCGCGCGTCAGCGCGCGCGGCGAGCAGACTCGCAGTCGGCGCAGAGCCCGCGCTCGGCGCGTTCTGGGCGCTGAAATCCGCGAGGGCGGTCGGCGCTCCGGGTAGCCAGGGAGGGGCGTCGCTCACGTGA
- a CDS encoding UvrD-helicase domain-containing protein gives MRERGRCVLVEGGAGTGKTTLLAARIVALLAPEERERAPALTLEQVAVLCSTPEAATRLRARVREQLLDALDGVERDDMLEEEITGPGGARATRLRAALAGLGTTPAWTLTHLSEQLLREWPLETGIGPADLLVEDPTALAHETFCELLDGAQNGTLAASLGAKPVSATTSTEHRGPHDLPMSLAAEAEQTVQEALLLGIHARKHVGGQRDQLTLEDLVTGFLLERHTRPRLELPVFDRERFRRGVDGLMTLTESLGVASPGAAWIQGCAWLADAMRDKVDPLTILRTLGPALGALRDRPYRKAFDGDPGAWEAWRRLSEGSGRPDEPPLLFELLGPAEEQFAARLSRLEPVVLALHERVKRRLRVLDRRDVLFKLRALLTSNVAARAEFQSRIRHLVVDDAQTLDPLEAEIVLHLAGDGMAAWTPPSARFGEGRVTLALDPLSFSGGSSPEDTPGEMLRERALEAGALRVQLTTSYRATPPLTRWLARRLPALLGVSSSSDEGPTLPLLTPRPMEEERAGEPPGTRHPSVHLLPLALPAGAPSAEATWKALEARTLAAHLRWLVEESGLRIDAEEGRHRAVRYGDIAVIALNGEHLGALFTALDHQAVPHAAADGPLALEDPLLRRFLLGLRALADQDDGAAMATLLRPPFFALTLEDLWRHRAGDAQDPAAARVAVALDLVTALRKRRLERSPGATARDLLEQTAFGRTTALGPNGEARLARLRALCFALGERAAREGLDYDTATAGLHGWLERPPPLGALGTGLEHVRVLMAQQAGDLEIPVVVLWDALFARTRDASPPLPRRAWWVDPRTEEWAVWLSAEGGWQLRWGSQVLSRARDEQLREHRWQIYRIITRARRLLVLPHPESATHDAGWLEALLRVDDQERGATRSTDQEDVDAPWAPTRDITRALTELSSPPLRAGVQLGARSAPHRGPPPLEVPRPRAQRSPLRSEEPEGDTLMPISPGDPAEPLPRTTRGAPRVSRFDPPFAATVQRALSLLLRGALSLEAALHMAARETGLQRRLGEATRDVGRARTALRAEGLWERAGITLHTDYPIAGSESGTLVHGSIDLVAVSATRLDLLEIRTEQPIRSASELERAAQHLVACARLLETTTRGTGRRLRCGLLFTAEGRVWWL, from the coding sequence TTGCGCGAGCGAGGCCGGTGCGTGCTCGTCGAGGGCGGGGCGGGGACCGGCAAGACCACCCTGCTCGCAGCGCGCATCGTCGCGTTGCTCGCGCCGGAGGAGCGGGAGAGGGCGCCTGCCCTTACCCTCGAGCAGGTCGCCGTGCTCTGCTCCACGCCCGAAGCTGCAACACGGCTGCGCGCCAGGGTCCGGGAGCAGCTCCTCGACGCGCTCGACGGCGTGGAGCGTGACGACATGCTCGAGGAGGAAATCACGGGTCCAGGAGGAGCACGAGCGACGAGGCTCCGCGCCGCCCTCGCAGGCCTGGGGACCACACCTGCGTGGACGCTGACGCACCTGTCGGAGCAGCTCCTCCGAGAGTGGCCCCTGGAGACTGGTATCGGTCCTGCGGACCTGCTGGTGGAGGATCCGACGGCGCTCGCCCACGAGACGTTCTGTGAGCTCCTCGATGGCGCCCAGAACGGGACCCTGGCGGCCTCGCTCGGCGCAAAGCCCGTCTCGGCCACGACCTCGACCGAGCACCGTGGGCCACACGATCTCCCCATGTCGCTCGCTGCAGAGGCGGAGCAGACGGTGCAAGAAGCGCTGCTGCTCGGGATCCATGCCAGAAAACACGTCGGGGGCCAGCGAGACCAGCTCACGCTGGAGGACCTCGTGACGGGCTTCCTTCTGGAACGGCACACACGCCCTCGGCTCGAGCTGCCCGTGTTCGACCGGGAGCGGTTCCGCCGCGGCGTCGACGGTCTGATGACGCTGACCGAATCGCTGGGCGTGGCCTCACCGGGCGCCGCCTGGATCCAGGGCTGCGCATGGCTCGCGGACGCGATGCGCGACAAGGTCGATCCGCTGACGATCCTGCGGACGCTGGGGCCCGCTCTCGGCGCGCTGCGCGACCGGCCGTACCGCAAGGCATTCGACGGAGATCCAGGCGCCTGGGAGGCCTGGAGAAGACTCTCGGAGGGGTCGGGGCGACCCGACGAGCCCCCCTTGCTCTTCGAGCTTCTCGGTCCAGCCGAGGAGCAGTTCGCAGCCCGGCTCTCGCGGCTCGAGCCGGTGGTGCTCGCGCTCCACGAGCGGGTGAAGCGACGCCTCCGCGTGCTCGATCGGCGCGACGTCCTTTTCAAGCTGCGCGCGCTGCTCACCTCGAATGTCGCTGCGCGCGCCGAGTTCCAGAGCCGAATCCGCCACCTCGTCGTCGACGACGCCCAGACCCTCGATCCACTCGAAGCAGAGATCGTGCTCCACCTCGCCGGAGATGGGATGGCAGCCTGGACCCCCCCCTCGGCCCGCTTCGGGGAAGGGCGCGTCACGCTGGCGCTGGACCCACTCTCTTTTTCTGGTGGCTCGTCCCCCGAAGACACGCCGGGCGAGATGCTCCGCGAACGGGCCCTCGAGGCGGGGGCGCTGCGGGTGCAGCTCACGACGAGCTACCGGGCGACGCCTCCCCTCACGCGCTGGCTCGCGCGCCGTCTTCCAGCGCTGCTCGGAGTCTCCTCATCCAGCGATGAGGGTCCCACGCTCCCCCTGCTCACGCCGAGGCCCATGGAGGAGGAGCGCGCGGGGGAGCCCCCTGGAACGCGACACCCATCCGTCCACCTGCTCCCGCTGGCGCTGCCGGCAGGAGCGCCATCCGCCGAAGCCACCTGGAAAGCACTGGAGGCGCGGACGCTCGCCGCTCACCTGCGGTGGCTGGTGGAGGAGAGCGGGCTCCGGATCGATGCGGAAGAGGGGAGGCACCGGGCCGTGCGTTACGGAGACATCGCGGTGATCGCACTGAACGGCGAGCACCTCGGGGCGCTGTTCACCGCGCTCGATCACCAGGCGGTCCCCCACGCAGCCGCAGACGGGCCGCTCGCGCTCGAGGATCCGCTGCTGAGGCGCTTTCTCCTCGGCCTGCGCGCCCTGGCCGATCAGGACGACGGAGCCGCCATGGCGACGCTGCTCCGTCCACCGTTCTTCGCGCTGACCCTGGAGGATCTCTGGCGACATCGCGCCGGTGACGCGCAAGATCCAGCCGCAGCGCGGGTCGCAGTAGCGCTCGACCTCGTGACGGCGCTGCGGAAACGACGGCTGGAGCGCTCACCAGGAGCGACGGCCAGGGACCTGCTGGAGCAAACGGCCTTCGGTCGGACCACCGCGCTGGGCCCAAATGGCGAGGCGCGACTGGCAAGGCTCAGGGCGCTCTGCTTCGCGCTCGGTGAGCGCGCGGCGCGCGAAGGGCTCGACTACGACACGGCCACCGCAGGGCTCCACGGCTGGCTGGAGCGCCCCCCCCCTCTGGGGGCGCTGGGGACAGGGCTGGAGCATGTGCGGGTGCTGATGGCCCAGCAGGCCGGAGATCTCGAGATCCCCGTGGTGGTGCTCTGGGATGCGCTCTTCGCAAGGACGCGCGACGCGAGTCCTCCGCTGCCGCGACGCGCCTGGTGGGTCGACCCGCGCACAGAAGAGTGGGCGGTCTGGCTCTCGGCGGAAGGGGGCTGGCAGCTCCGCTGGGGTAGCCAGGTGCTCTCGCGCGCGCGCGACGAGCAGCTTCGAGAGCATCGGTGGCAGATCTACCGGATCATTACGCGCGCGCGTCGGCTCCTCGTGCTGCCTCACCCCGAAAGCGCGACGCACGATGCAGGCTGGCTCGAAGCGCTCTTGCGCGTGGATGACCAGGAGCGCGGCGCCACGCGCTCGACCGATCAAGAGGACGTCGACGCGCCCTGGGCGCCGACTCGGGACATCACCCGGGCTCTGACTGAGCTTTCCTCCCCTCCCCTGCGCGCCGGCGTTCAGCTGGGTGCGCGGAGCGCCCCTCATCGCGGCCCCCCCCCCCTAGAAGTGCCACGCCCACGCGCCCAGCGGTCTCCGCTCCGATCCGAGGAGCCAGAAGGCGACACGCTGATGCCCATCTCTCCTGGTGATCCGGCCGAGCCACTCCCGAGGACGACCCGCGGCGCGCCGCGGGTGAGCCGCTTCGATCCCCCCTTCGCGGCCACCGTCCAGCGAGCGCTGTCCTTGCTCCTGCGAGGCGCGCTCTCCCTGGAGGCTGCGCTGCACATGGCGGCGCGGGAGACCGGCCTACAGCGTCGGCTCGGTGAGGCAACCCGTGACGTGGGACGAGCGCGGACCGCGCTCCGCGCTGAAGGCCTCTGGGAGCGCGCCGGGATCACCCTGCACACCGACTACCCGATCGCGGGCTCGGAGAGCGGGACGCTGGTCCATGGGAGCATCGATCTCGTGGCCGTGAGCGCCACGCGGCTCGATCTCCTGGAAATCAGGACCGAACAGCCCATCAGGAGCGCCTCTGAACTCGAACGGGCGGCGCAGCACCTGGTGGCGTGCGCGCGGCTGCTGGAGACGACGACGCGAGGCACGGGCCGACGGCTGCGCTGCGGGCTGCTGTTCACGGCCGAGGGGCGGGTGTGGTGGCTTTAG
- a CDS encoding BMP family ABC transporter substrate-binding protein — protein sequence MSLRVPFVSVSLCAAALLAAGCSSRKSERPDCSKPEVFCVGLVTDVGKVDDKSFNQSAWEGVQRAKRELGATVQFIETTDAKDYAKNIGTFAEDHYDVVVTVGYALAEATQTAAARFPSVAFIGVDQLQPPGLGTSNLASLVFAEDRAGFLVGALAAMTTKSGKLGAVLATDAVPPVWRYGEGYRAGAKHVRPDVDLSVVYHNDVGIDRTFTDPEWGKTTAISMIDKGVDVVFGAGGKTGNGALLGAAEKGAYAIGVDTDQYATVPEAQKVMLSSAMKRLDEGTFDLLKLAKEGKVQAGNHLGKATYAPFHDTESKVPAEVKARLEALEKSLDDGSLKTGVPPTKP from the coding sequence ATGTCACTCCGAGTCCCTTTCGTCTCCGTCAGTCTCTGCGCCGCCGCTCTGCTGGCAGCGGGCTGTAGCTCCAGAAAATCGGAGCGCCCCGACTGCAGCAAGCCCGAGGTGTTCTGCGTCGGCCTCGTGACCGACGTGGGCAAGGTGGACGACAAGTCGTTCAACCAGTCGGCCTGGGAGGGGGTGCAGCGTGCGAAGCGAGAGCTGGGCGCTACCGTGCAGTTCATCGAGACCACGGACGCCAAGGACTACGCCAAGAACATCGGGACCTTCGCCGAGGACCACTACGATGTGGTCGTCACCGTCGGTTACGCGCTCGCCGAGGCCACGCAGACGGCCGCAGCGCGGTTTCCTTCGGTCGCGTTCATCGGCGTCGACCAGCTCCAGCCACCCGGCCTGGGTACGTCGAACCTGGCCAGCCTCGTCTTCGCCGAGGATCGAGCGGGTTTCCTCGTGGGGGCGCTGGCGGCGATGACCACGAAAAGCGGGAAGCTGGGCGCGGTTCTGGCGACGGACGCCGTGCCGCCCGTGTGGCGCTACGGCGAGGGCTACCGCGCAGGTGCGAAGCACGTGAGGCCCGACGTGGATCTCAGCGTCGTCTACCACAACGACGTGGGCATCGATCGAACCTTCACCGATCCGGAGTGGGGCAAGACGACGGCGATCTCGATGATCGACAAGGGGGTGGACGTCGTCTTCGGCGCGGGTGGAAAGACAGGGAATGGCGCCTTGCTCGGCGCAGCGGAGAAGGGCGCGTATGCCATCGGTGTAGACACCGATCAGTACGCCACGGTCCCCGAGGCGCAGAAGGTGATGCTGAGCAGCGCCATGAAGCGCCTCGATGAGGGCACCTTCGATCTGCTGAAGCTCGCCAAGGAGGGGAAGGTGCAAGCAGGCAACCACCTGGGCAAGGCGACCTACGCCCCCTTCCACGACACGGAAAGCAAGGTTCCGGCCGAGGTGAAGGCTCGCCTGGAGGCGCTCGAGAAGAGCCTCGACGACGGCTCGCTGAAGACGGGCGTGCCCCCGACGAAACCCTGA
- a CDS encoding cysteine desulfurase family protein produces MNRTGHPLYFDYNASTPVPPRVRAAVLRALEEGFGNPSAAHPYARRARDMVERARIQVARLIGAEPEEIVFTSGGTEASNLALRGVLPGTNGGGLVTTTIEHPATQAPSRALEAAGVQVTRVAPTPDGCVEADHVSAALDAMRTPPVLVSLLLAQNETGVLQPVAEIAALARAHGALLHVDAAQAVGKIPVDVNALGVDLLSLAGHKLYAPKGVGALYVRRGVTIQPLLVGAGHERGLRPGTENVPGIVGLGEACGMALEGLDEEAKRQQGLRDTLEQRLGAAGFVVHGAGASRLPNTTNGRFPGVQGATLATRLCEELAFTTGSACHAGVAKPSDVLTAMGIAAEDAVCAIRLSLGRGTTEEDVERAGELLLRAVSAPRGG; encoded by the coding sequence TTGAACCGCACCGGCCACCCACTCTATTTCGACTACAACGCCTCCACCCCCGTCCCGCCGCGTGTCCGCGCCGCGGTGCTCCGGGCCCTCGAAGAGGGCTTTGGCAACCCGAGCGCCGCTCACCCCTATGCGCGTCGAGCGCGGGACATGGTGGAGCGCGCGCGCATCCAGGTAGCCCGGCTGATCGGCGCGGAGCCTGAAGAAATCGTCTTCACCAGCGGTGGCACCGAGGCAAGCAACCTTGCCCTGCGCGGCGTGCTCCCCGGGACCAACGGAGGCGGACTGGTCACCACGACCATCGAGCATCCGGCCACCCAGGCGCCGTCGCGCGCACTGGAAGCCGCGGGGGTGCAGGTGACGCGCGTCGCGCCGACCCCGGACGGGTGCGTGGAGGCCGACCACGTGTCCGCTGCGCTCGACGCGATGCGCACACCGCCCGTTCTGGTGAGCCTGCTCCTCGCCCAGAACGAGACGGGCGTCCTCCAGCCCGTGGCCGAGATCGCGGCGCTCGCCAGGGCTCACGGCGCCCTGTTGCACGTCGACGCGGCGCAGGCCGTGGGCAAGATTCCGGTCGATGTGAACGCGCTCGGCGTGGACCTCCTCTCGCTGGCAGGACACAAATTGTATGCACCCAAGGGCGTGGGAGCGCTCTACGTGCGACGCGGCGTGACCATCCAGCCGCTGCTGGTGGGCGCGGGTCACGAGCGCGGCCTGAGGCCAGGGACGGAGAACGTCCCCGGGATCGTGGGACTCGGTGAGGCCTGCGGTATGGCCTTGGAGGGACTCGACGAAGAGGCGAAGCGACAGCAAGGCCTCCGCGACACCCTGGAGCAGCGGCTCGGTGCGGCGGGCTTCGTCGTCCACGGAGCCGGCGCGTCGCGGCTTCCGAACACCACGAACGGTCGCTTTCCGGGCGTGCAAGGAGCCACGCTCGCCACCCGCCTCTGCGAAGAGCTGGCGTTCACGACGGGCAGCGCCTGTCACGCAGGCGTCGCGAAGCCTTCCGACGTGCTGACGGCCATGGGGATCGCCGCAGAGGATGCCGTGTGCGCCATCCGCCTGAGCCTGGGGCGAGGGACCACCGAAGAGGACGTGGAGCGCGCCGGAGAGCTGCTGCTCCGGGCGGTGAGCGCCCCGCGTGGGGGCTGA
- a CDS encoding PAAR domain-containing protein: MSAMGQAARHMVDPIEHDRGLFGAIVGAAIGLAIGAAIVAAVVFSGGMALAVVPVLMAAGTVATCGAFGRDIGRFIGGFFNKNAGDIERGSPNVTVGSMMLQAARVRDPVNCHPGKRIASGCATITINDEPAARVEEKTECNGKIKEGCPSVIYGGPSVQVLEIKSPDDPWWFTWISNTLDVVSLLGSAAGLARGGLRLLARNLLKPSFWRQNWNDLGSIGLYAFDKAVSGTSLADNQYYQYGKLIFGGAAAVKTGRDFLRMRPQATPASTVRTPQPPPGYMRNDAGLLVPTAPAGTTQRASGLLVPNAPPGMRRTDGGLLLPAPPPRVASPTGGQGTILLPGQSPRIQPPRIIKPGDVDFSLPGVAPRVQGTRTPGGIILPN; the protein is encoded by the coding sequence ATGAGCGCGATGGGTCAAGCTGCCCGCCACATGGTCGACCCGATCGAGCACGATCGAGGCCTGTTCGGTGCGATCGTCGGCGCAGCCATCGGGCTCGCGATCGGCGCTGCGATCGTCGCAGCCGTCGTGTTCTCCGGCGGGATGGCGCTCGCCGTCGTGCCCGTGCTCATGGCGGCGGGCACCGTGGCGACGTGCGGTGCTTTTGGCAGAGACATCGGCAGGTTCATAGGCGGGTTCTTCAATAAAAACGCAGGTGACATAGAACGTGGCTCTCCGAACGTGACCGTTGGCAGCATGATGTTGCAGGCTGCCCGGGTCCGCGATCCCGTCAACTGCCATCCAGGCAAGCGGATCGCGTCGGGGTGCGCCACCATCACGATCAACGACGAGCCTGCCGCACGGGTCGAAGAGAAGACCGAGTGCAACGGGAAGATCAAGGAGGGATGCCCGTCCGTCATCTACGGCGGTCCCTCGGTGCAGGTCCTCGAGATCAAGTCACCGGACGACCCGTGGTGGTTCACCTGGATCAGCAACACGCTCGATGTGGTCTCGCTCCTCGGGAGCGCGGCCGGCCTCGCCAGGGGCGGCCTCAGGCTTCTCGCCCGCAACCTCCTGAAGCCCTCCTTCTGGCGACAGAACTGGAACGACCTCGGCTCGATCGGTCTCTACGCCTTCGACAAGGCGGTCAGCGGCACCAGCCTCGCGGACAACCAGTATTACCAGTACGGAAAGCTGATCTTCGGCGGTGCTGCGGCGGTGAAGACGGGCCGGGATTTCCTCCGGATGCGTCCGCAGGCGACGCCTGCTTCGACGGTCCGCACCCCACAGCCTCCCCCGGGCTACATGCGGAACGATGCCGGCCTGCTCGTGCCCACGGCGCCCGCCGGAACCACCCAGCGGGCGTCGGGTCTCCTGGTGCCCAACGCGCCTCCTGGCATGCGCAGAACCGACGGCGGCCTGCTCCTCCCCGCGCCACCACCGCGGGTCGCCAGCCCCACGGGCGGCCAGGGGACCATCCTGCTTCCAGGCCAGAGCCCCCGTATCCAGCCGCCGCGCATCATCAAGCCAGGCGATGTCGATTTCTCTCTGCCTGGCGTGGCCCCGAGGGTGCAAGGCACTCGCACCCCGGGTGGAATCATCCTTCCGAACTGA
- a CDS encoding DcrB-related protein produces the protein MAAYETDEARFDVPASWLDRSVTSLEYSSPEGVTRVVVQREPTEQRTLKDLHTARLVDLRRRLAAFELILEEEVLVAGRAAVELGMRYRDEDAHLYQHAVTLIVGEKLVTVGVLGPVKAGEHIDALFQRLRATITIRDAEDT, from the coding sequence ATGGCGGCCTACGAAACGGACGAAGCGCGCTTCGATGTGCCAGCGAGCTGGCTGGATCGCTCGGTCACATCCCTGGAGTACAGCAGCCCCGAGGGGGTGACCCGGGTGGTGGTGCAGCGCGAGCCCACCGAGCAGCGCACCTTGAAAGACCTGCATACCGCGCGCCTCGTGGATTTGCGCCGGAGGCTCGCGGCCTTCGAGCTGATCCTCGAAGAAGAGGTGCTCGTGGCCGGGCGCGCAGCCGTCGAGCTGGGGATGCGCTACCGCGACGAGGATGCGCACCTCTACCAGCACGCGGTGACGCTGATTGTGGGCGAGAAGCTGGTGACCGTCGGTGTCCTCGGCCCGGTGAAGGCCGGGGAGCACATCGACGCGCTGTTCCAGCGGCTGCGTGCGACGATCACCATTCGCGACGCCGAAGACACCTGA
- a CDS encoding DcrB-related protein, whose protein sequence is MPIYHTDEISFEVPEGFDDRSLTVLSPTGEPAISLVITREPRTDAPLATQVSQVLEAMLKQVPGSKVTGQRERTMGGLAAREVRTTTAANKILLYARQVFVSYYGTLLTMTVTTKRAHQSFCDRAVESLADSIKFRKR, encoded by the coding sequence ATGCCGATCTACCACACCGACGAGATCAGCTTCGAGGTGCCCGAGGGCTTCGACGACCGCTCCCTGACCGTGCTCTCCCCGACGGGAGAGCCCGCGATCAGTTTGGTGATCACGCGGGAGCCGCGGACAGACGCGCCCCTCGCGACGCAGGTGTCTCAGGTACTGGAGGCGATGCTGAAGCAGGTGCCCGGGAGCAAGGTGACCGGGCAGCGAGAGCGCACCATGGGCGGGCTCGCCGCGCGCGAGGTCCGTACCACCACCGCGGCGAACAAGATCCTTCTCTACGCGCGCCAGGTTTTCGTCTCCTACTACGGGACGCTGCTCACCATGACCGTCACGACGAAGCGCGCTCACCAGTCGTTTTGTGACCGAGCGGTCGAGTCGCTCGCCGACAGCATCAAGTTTCGCAAGAGGTGA